A genomic segment from Glycine soja cultivar W05 chromosome 20, ASM419377v2, whole genome shotgun sequence encodes:
- the LOC114402483 gene encoding uncharacterized protein LOC114402483, which produces MGCFVSTPKDSGGNRRRPGSIGEVSVYVPGLRIPKPVDFAQSLGDYLSKNIVERLSALRTRIVVMAGQEGPTITRTKRKSATQHGGSTLADLQQALEDYLLVLLGLVENGSHLQYKVQFAWVNQEDEAEETTMSNAWYEVLSVLHLMAMLLLSQSDLLLLPRTSTDGHQPKVSEESRRASVDIFLKAAGYLDCAVRHVLPQLPGELRRNLPVDLAEGVLRALCLQALGQGVDIQLGMAIDSTKATLAVKRRLACEMVKYWQQAQDNIMNLPLANGWGEKHCLFVKWKYIEAKAAAYYYHGLILDEGNTEKSQGMAVAALQAADEYFKESKKLCEAFNAAPPLSRNPPLWGTMKYLYEKIPKDTSSKVRINRDLYSYERIMETAPTLPDFALALKPDEYQLPQVDPSWRTENVKGGQSGATNHVNG; this is translated from the exons ATGGGCTGCTTCGTGTCCACTCCAAAGGATTCTGGTGGAAATAGAAGGAGGCCAGGGAGTATTGGGGAGGTTTCTGTGTATGTTCCTGGTCTAAGAATTCCTAAACCTGTTGATTTTGCACAGTCACTTGGTGATTACTTGTCCAAAAATATAGTGGAACGCCTGTCTGCTCTAAGAACTCGTATAGTTGTAATGGCTGGCCAAGAAGGTCCTACAATTACaagaacaaaaaggaaaagtgcCACCCAACATG GAGGTTCAACACTGGCTGATCTTCAGCAGGCTCTTGAAGACTACTTGCTTGTACTTTTGGGATTAGTTGAAAATG GAAGCCATTTACAATACAAAGTACAATTTGCTTGGGTGAATCAAGAGGATGAAGCAGAG GAAACAACCATGTCTAATGCTTGGTATGAAGTGTTGTCGGTTTTGCACTTGATGGCAATGCTATTGCTGTCACAGTCTGATTTATTACTTCTTCCTAGAACATCCACTGATGGTCATCAGCCAAAAGTATCAGAAG AAAGCAGACGGGCTTCTGTTGATATCTTCTTAAAGGCAGCTGGGTATCTTGACTGTGCTGTAAGGCATGTTCTTCCACAGTTGCCTGGCGAACTCAG GAGAAATTTACCAGTAGATCTTGCAGAAGGAGTTCTTCGAGCACTCTGTCTACAAGCATTGGGACAG GGTGTAGATATTCAACTTGGAATGGCAATTGATAGTACCAAAGCCACTCTTGCAGTGAAGCGTAGACTTGCATGTGAGATGGTGAAATATTGGCAACAG GCTCAAGATAATATTATGAACCTTCCATTAGCAAATGGATGGGGTGAAAAGCATTGTCTTTTTGTGAAATGGAAGTATATTGAAGCGAAG GCTGCAGCATATTATTATCATGGATTGATTCTTGATGAGGGAAACACGGAGAAATCTCAAGGGATGGCTGTAGCTGCTTTACAAGCAGCGGATGAGTATTTCAAAGAAAGTAAGAAGTTGTGTGAAGCATTCAATGCAGCACCTCCATTGTCAAG AAATCCACCACTTTGGGGGACTATGAAATATCTTTACGAGAAAATTCCTAAGGATACCTCAAGCAAGGTGCGAATAAACCGTGATCTGTACTCCTATGAGAG AATCATGGAGACAGCACCAACATTGCCTGATTTTGCCTTGGCTTTGAAACCAGATGAATATCAGCTTCCTCAGGTGGATCCCTCTTGGAGAACAGAAAATGTGAAAGGGGGACAAAGTGGTGCCACCAACCATGTCAATGGATGA